The DNA segment ACACGTGATTGCACCTTGGCGTGAGTGGGATTTAGTCAGTCGTGAAGAGTGTCTGGATTACCTTGCCGAGCGCAATATCCCTTGTTCTGCTTCACTAACCAAGATCTACTCGCGTGATGCGAACGCGTGGCATATCTCTACAGAGGGCGGTGTGCTAGAGGATACTTGGAATGCGCCTAACGAAGATTGCTGGGTTTGGACGGTCGATCCAGAGCAGGCTCCTAATGAAGCTGAATACGTGACGCTGAAAGTTGAGCAGGGTGAAGTTGTTGGTGTCGATGGTGAAGCGATGACGCCATACAACGCACTAGTTTACTTGAATGAGAAAGGTGCGAAGCACGGTGTTGGCCGTATCGATATTGTTGAAAACCGTCTCGTTGGTATGAAGTCTCGTGGTTGCTATGAAACTCCGGGGGGCACCATCATGATGGAAGCTCTGCGTGCGGTTGAGCAACTGGTGCTCGATAAGTCCTCTTTTGAGTTCCGTGAAGAGCTTGGTGTGAAAGCCTCTCACCTTGTTTACGATGGCCGTTGGTTCACGCCACTGTGTAAGTCAATCTTGGCGGCATCTGAAGAGCTAGCGCAAGATGTGAATGGTGAGGTTGTGGTTAAACTCTACAAAGGCCAGGCGACGGTTACACAGAAACGCTCAGATAACAGCTTGTACTCAGAAGAGTTTGCTACATTTGGCGAGGATGAGGTTTACGATCAAAGTCATGCGGGTGGCTTTATCCGTCTTTACTCGCTATCGAGCCGTATTCGTGCGCTGAACGAAGCGAAGAAAGAGAAGTAAGCTTACTCTCAAGAAGTTGTTTAAATACTCAAAGGCTGTGATTTTTTATCGCAGCCTTTTGTTATTTCAGGGGGATAGAAACAAGACGGGCGAGACTCTATTTCTTCTGCATGATTAACTACAAATGCACCACGCGTGAATATTTATGTGAAATTAGTGAATTAATACTTTATTTTATCTCCGTTTTGCCGTAACTTTGAACCATACCAACAAAGACACGGATTTAAATCAGGGCTGAGCTTCGCTTAAGCAGTGATTAGTGAGCATTAGGAGAGTGACAATGGCATTATGGGGCGGAAGATTTACCCAAGCGGCAGATACGAGATTCAAAGACTTTAACGATTCACTTCGCTTTGATTACCGTTTAGCCGAGCAAGATATTGTTGGCTCGATTGCATGGTCTAAGGCACTGCTCTCTGTTGATGTATTGACAGAGGATGAACAACAGAAGCTTGAATTGGCTCTAAATGAGCTCAAACTTGAGGTGATGGAAGACCCACATCAGATCCTGGCATCCGATGCAGAAGATATTCACTCTTGGGTTGAGCAGCAACTGATTGGTAAAGTCGGTGATTTGGGTAAAAAACTCCATACAGGTCGTTCGCGTAATGACCAAGTGGCGACCGATTTAAAATTATGGTGTCGTCAACAGGGGCAACAGCTATTGTTGGGGCTGGATCGCCTTCAATCACAGATGGTTTCGGTAGCAAGAGAACATCAAGGTACTGTGCTTCCTGGCTACACTCACCTGCAACGAGCACAGCCAGTCACTTTTGCTCACTGGTGTTTGGCCTATGTGGAAATGTTCGAACGTGATTACTCACGCTTGAGTGATGCGATTAAGCGTCTAGATACATGCCCACTGGGCTCTGGTGCGCTTGCGGGTACCGCCTACCCAATGGATCGTGAAACACTGGCACATAACCTCGGTTTTAGACGTGCGACGAGAAACTCACTTGATTCGGTTTCAGACCGTGATCACGTGATGGAACTGATGTCGATTGCATCGATCTCCATGCTGCACTTGTCCCGCCTCGCAGAAGATATGATTTTCTACAATTCAGGCGAGTCGAACTTTATTGAGCTGGCAGATACCGTGACCTCAGGCTCTTCATTAATGCCACAAAAGAAAAATCCCGATGCGCTTGAGCTTATCCGTGGTAAAACCGGACGTGTCTATGGCTCACTCGCGGGTATGATGATGACGGTTAAGGCTTTGCCTCTTGCCTACAACAAAGATATGCAAGAGGATAAAGAAGGGCTGTTTGATGCGCTAGATACATGGAATGACTGCATGGAAATGGCGGCACTGTGTTTTGACGGCATCAAGGTGAACGGTGAGCGTACACTGGAAGCGGCGAAACAAGGTTATGCGAATGCTACCGAGCTGGCAGACTATCTAGTCGCTAAGGGTATTCCATTCCGTGAGGCGCATCATATCGTCGGCGTGGCTGTGGTTGGCGCGATTGCGAAAGGTTGTGCGCTGGAAGAGTTGTCGATTGCCGAACTGAAAACTTTCTCAGAGGTCATTGAGGCGGATGTTTACGACATCTTGACGATTGAGTCTTGTCTAGAGAAGCGCAGTGCGCTTGGTGGCGTTTCTCCAACTCAGGTTAAATTCGCGGTTGAGCAAGCAGAGAAGCGTCTTGATGCCCGCGATACCTCTGCAGTGAAAGTGCGTTCAGCTCGCCTAACGGATGTTGAATCACTCGAGGGCATGGTCACTTACTGGGCGAATATGGGGGAAAACCTACCGCGTTCTCGCAATGAGCTGGTAAGAGATATTGGTTCATTTGCGGTGTCCGAGCACCATGGAGAAGTCACCGGTTGTGCTTCTTTGTATGTCTACGATTCAGGTCTTGCTGAAATTCGCTCTCTCGGTGTTGAAGCGGGTTGGCATGGTCAAGGGCACGGTACGGCTATTGTGCAGCACTTGGTAGAGAAAGCGAAACAGATGGCGATTCAGAAAGTCTTTGTTTTGACTCGTACGCCAGAGTTCTTTATGAACCATGACTTTGTACCAACCTCTAAGAGCTTACTGCCGGAGAAGGTGTTAAAAGATTGCGATCAGTGCCCGCGTCAGCATGCGTGTGATGAGGTCGCTCTTGAAATAAATTTTGCCGAACAAATGATTGTAAAACAGAGTGTTGCATAGCGTTGGTGCAGTTTGCCCAATAAAAGATCAAAAAGATCGATTTTGTTGGGAACCATTTGAGAAAGGGCGGGTCTATTAAAGTACCACTGCTTTTTCTTAGAAGAATCTAAGAGAGCCCCGAAATCCTATTGATATCGGGGCTTTTTTCTTTTTGGTGTTACTTCTTTTTACTCTTGTTCACTTTTGTCTTATTCATGGGCAGCACGATAAACTTCATCAACAGATGTAAAGCCAGCAACACATTAAAAGCAAATCCTGCCATGATCAGTGCAATAGATTAAATGCTCTTCGGCGCATCTCGAAAGAAAAACCACCATATTACCCAGCAGACAACCGAAAGAACGGTCAGTTGATCCATGCATCGCTGGCAGCGCCCTAACTTTTTCCAAAATCAATGTTCTTGGCAGCGGTTACAAGACATGTTGTGCTCAAGGTAAAGGATAATAGTGGCGAGTATATACCCTATAAGGGGAACCGACACCCTGAGTTAGCGGGGCTGCAAGCAAAAAAATCCCCAGCTTTGACAATGAGAAGCTGGGGAAAGGACTTGGACTTATGTTTATAGTAGTGTTTCGGAAAGTATCACTCTGAAGATCGCTCATCCATGAGCCGTTGTTGTGCTTTCAAAGCTTTTGCATCGTTTTCCCTTACCTTAGCGTCGCTATGGTGAGGGAGAAGCCCAACCTCAAAGAGCTGGGCCTAGTTATTACGAAGTGATGGTTATTATTGAGAAAGCGGCAATTACTGAGCGAAGTAAGCGTCAAGCTCTTCACTGCCACCGATGTGCTTACCACCGATGAAGACTTGCGGTACGGTTGAGCGACCAGTAATCGCACGCAGGCTTACTGTGGTTGCATCTTTACCTAGAACAATTTCTTCATACTGAAGGCCTTGGTCAATCAATGCTTGCTTGGCTTTCACACAGAATGGGCAACCAGGCTTGCTGAATACGGTAATGGACTCTTGAACTTTATGAGTTGGTGCAACATGGCCTAGCATAGTATCAGCGTCAGAGACTTTGAACGGGTCGCCTGGCTCGTTAGGTTCGATAAACATCTGCTCCACGATGCCGTTTTTCACTAGCATGCTGTAGCGCCATGAACGCTTACCAAAACCCAAATCATCTTTATCGACCAGCATTCCCATGCCATCTGTGAACTCACCATTACCGTCTGGAATGAAGGTGATGTTGTCTGCTTCCTGATCCTGTTTCCAAGCGTTCATCACAAACGTGTCGTTAACAGAAACACACAGGATTTCATCGACACCATGATCCTTAAATACTGGGTATAACTCGTTGTAGCGTGGTAGGTGGCTAGAAGAGCAGGTCGGTGTAAACGCACCTGGTAAGCTAAATACGATAACGGTTTTATCTTTGAATAGGTCGTCAGTCGTTACATTTACCCATTGATCGCCTTGGCGAGTTGGGAAAGTGACTTGTGGTACAGGTTGACCTACTTTGGCTGCTAGTACTTGTTGTTCATTAAACATTGTCGAGTCCTAAATAAAAAAGAAAGAATATTGAGTGCGTTGCGTTGCTCTCTGTTTTGATGGATTCATTATTGCCAAAATGTTTTGATAGGGATAATCGTTTGGTGTTATCGTTTTAATAGGTAAATTCTATTAAAAGGCAAACTAATGAATATTCGCGATTTTGAGTATTTGGTCTCTCTTGCTGAACATAAGCACTTTCGCAAAGCGGCTGAGGCATGCTTTGTCAGTCAGCCAACCCTAAGTGGTCAAATTCGTAAGTTAGAAGACGAACTTGGTACCGCGCTATTGGAGCGTAACAGTCGCAAGGTCTTGTTTACTGATGCCGGCTTGCAGCTCGTAGAGCAGGCCAAGCGAATTTTGTCTGAAATCAAGCTGTTCCGTGAAATGGCAAGTGGTCAAAATGGTGAGATGATTGGGCCAATGCACATCGGCTTTATCCCTACTGTAGGCCCCTATGTCCTACCAAAAATCATTCCGTCGCTGAAAGAGCAATTTCCTGAGCTTGAGCTCTTCCTGCATGAGGCTCAAACCCATCAATTGGTGAGTCAACTACAAGATGGCAAACTGGATTGTTTGGTGCTGGCAGCAGTGGCTGAAACCGAGCAATTCAAAGAAATTGTGCTTTATGATGAACCGATGACGCTAGCGGTACCTTGTGATCACGAGTGGTCACAGCAAGACAGCATCGAGATGGAACATTTGAATGGCAAGACGGTCTTGATGTTAGGTGACGGCCACTGTCTACGGGATCAGGCGCTAGGTTTCTGTTTTGCCGCAGGGGCAAAGGATGACGACCGCTTTAAAGCAACCAGCCTTGAAACATTGCGCAACATGGTGGCGGCGGGCGCGGGTATTACACTGCTACCGGAGCTTTCAGTGCCAAAAGAGAAAGAGAAAGATGGTGTGTGCTACGTTAAAGCGACGGATCCACAGCCATCACGTCGAATTGTGCTTGCGTATCGTCCAGGTTCTCCGTTGCGAGGTCGATTTGAGCAACTTGCGAAATCCATTCAGGAAACCCTGAATAAATAACCGCCACAGGTGTGGCGGTTAAGGTTAAACAATCTCACTGACGCGCATGATGATGTCAGTTATGCCAGCTCGGCTTTTTCTGCAATGAGCTTATCGACCACGCTTGGATCCGCTAGCGTTGAAGTATCGCCCAGGTTACCGGTATCGCCTGTGGCGATCTTGCGCAAGATGCGGCGCATGATTTTGCCCGAGCGAGTTTTCGGCAGTGCATCTGTCCAATGCAATACATCCGGAGTTGCGATTGGCCCTATCTCTTTGCGTACCCAGTCTTTCACCTCTTTGTGTAACTCGGCACTTGGATACTCGCCATCGTTAAGGGTGATGTAGGCATAGATGGCTTGGCCTTTAATGTCGTGTGGGATACCGACGATGGCAGCTTCTGCAATCTTTTCATGCGCAACCAATGCCGATTCAATTTCAGCGGTACCCATGCGGTGACCAGAGACGTTGAGAACATCATCAACACGACCTGTTATCCAGTAGTAGCCATCCTCATCACGGCGAGCGCCATCACCAGTAAAGTACATGCCTTTGAATGTCGAGAAGTAGGTTTGCTCGAAGCGCTCATGATCGCCATAAACGGTACGCATTTGACCAGGCCAAGAGTCGAGGATCACCAAGTTGCCCTCGGTAGCCCCCTCTACGATGTTCCCCATGTTATCGACTAGTGCTGGTTGTACGCCAAAGAATGGTCGAGTGGCTGACCCCGGTTTTAATTCGGTTGCACCAGGCAGTGGCGTAATCAAGATGCCACCCGTCTCTGTTTGCCACCAAGTATCGACGATGGGTGATTTCTCATTACCAATTGTTTTGTAGTACCACTCCCAAGCTTCAGGGTTAATCGGTTCACCGACTGAGCCCATGATACGTAAACTGTCACGAGAGGTGCCTTCAACGGCTTCATTACCTTTGGCCATCAAAGCGCGTATCGCGGTTGGTGCGGTGTAGAGAATATTCACCTGATGCTTATCCACGACCTCACTCATACGGCTGGTGGTTGGGTAGTTTGGCACCCCTTCAAATAGGATGGTTTTCGCACCGTTAGCAAGTGGGCCATAAATGAGATAGCTGTGACCAGTAATCCAGCCGACATCGGCAGTACACCAGAAGGTCTCTCCAGGTTGGTAATCGAAGACATACTTGAAGGTCATGGTCGCGTAAACCAAATAACCTCCCGTGGTATGCATAACCCCTTTGGGCTTACCGGTAGAGCCGGAAGTGTAGAGAATGAACAAGGGGTCTTCGGCTTTCATCTCTTCAGCAGGACAATTATCTGAGACATTCGCTACCGCTTCATGCCACCAAACATCGCGATGCTCATGCCAGTCGATTGCACCGCCAGTTCGCTTAAAGACGACAACTTTGCTAATGGTTTTGACTTCAGGGTTAGTCAACGCCTCATCGACGTTCTTCTTGAGAGGAACGGCACGTCCACCACGCACCCCTTCGTCAGCGGTGATCACCGCTTTTGCGTCCGAGTCGATAATGCGTCCCGCGAGAGCCTCAGGAGAAAATCCACCAAAAACAACGGTGTGAACGGCACCAATACGGGTACAAGCCAGCATCGCGATGGCGGCCTCTGGCACCATTGGCATGTATAGGCAAACGACATCACCCTTGCGTACGCCTTGCTCTTTGAGTGCATTTGAGAAACGGCAGACTTCGCGATGAAGCTCTTTAAAGGTCAGGGTTTTATCATCATTTGGATCGTCGCCCTCCCAGATGATGGCTACGTCATCTCCACGCTGTGCAAGATGGCGATCAATACAGTTGGCTGAAACATTGAGTGTGCCGTCTTCAAACCAGCGGATGTCGACATGGCCGGTATCAAACGAGGTACTTTTAACTTGGGTAAAGGGTTTGATCCAGTCGACGATCTTACCGTGTTCACTCCAGAATCCTTCAGGGTCTGAGATTGATTGTTGATACATCGATAGGTAGGTCTCATTATCCGCATGGGTTGTCGCTTTGATATTTTGTTTTACCGGATAAATATGGGCTTCACTCATTGTTTCTCTCCTTGCACCTAAGGTTCACAGCGTTGCTGTGTCTGGTTTCCATTTGCAGTCTTGGTTCGATAGCTTGTTATAACTGTCAGTCAGGAAAGGAAATTCGACAATTAGACTTTAGGATGAGAGGGCGAGCAACGTGCCAAAGACTAACGCTATAAATACTCGTGCTTTAAACGCTAATTGTTTTAAACGCTAGTGATAAGTAAATGACAGTCGAGGAAGGTCCCCATAGGTGAGGCGCACAAAAACCAGTGCAGCTGCAATCGCATCTTGTAGAGCATCATGCTTATTCTGAATAGGGATATCTAGGTGTCGACAGATGGCATCCAGACTGAGGTCGAAATAGGCATTGGGTAAGTGACGCTCAAGCTTGTCGTGATAGATCTGGCTGACTTCAATAACCTTGTTGGGTAGAGGAAAGCCGAGGTGCCTGCGACAGGCGAGATCTAAAATCGTTTTGTCGTAGCGGATGTGATACCCAACGATAGGACGGTTACCAATGAACGCCAGCAATGCTCTGAGTGCTTGAAGCTCTGTGACGCCGTCTAACAGATCATTGTGACGGATGTGATGAATTTTTACCGAGCCTTCGTCGAGAGATTGTGGAGCTCGCAGTCTCATCTCGAAAGGCTGACTCGTAATAATCCGGTTGTCGATGATTTTTGTCGCCGCAATGGTGACCAGCTCAGCACGTTGTGGATCCAAACTGGTGGTCTCGCAATCAAGAGAGACATACTCTCCTGTGGTCGGTGTAGAAAACAGCTCTTGATAGGGGGAGCCCTTGAGCTTGTGATACCAATACTGACGCTGAAACCATGGTAAAAGCATGACTTTAATCCCTTATTAGATAGTGATGCCCGAGGTACTGTTTAAATTTTTTGACCACGTGCAGACTGTGGCGCAGAAGGTCACGCTCGGTTCTATCTATCTCGCTAAGGTTGATTTTATTATGGGCGTGCTGATGAGTGATTTGTTGGCTCAATCTCAGTTTAATAAAGAGTTTGAAAGCTTCACTCAGGTTGTCTGCGGTTTCCGGCTCCAGTGTATTGCGTGCTTTTAATGCCTCAATTCGTGCAAAGGTGTTTTTTTCCGAGATTCCGTACTCCAAAGCGAGTGCGCGTATGCCATGAACGATGGGAAAAATGCCTCCACGCTTGATGTCTACCCCTTCCTTATCCGCTTTGACGTTACCAAATAGGGTCAATGGCAGCGAGAACTGGAGGGCGGGGCGGACAAAGGTTTGCAGCAATAACATTTTATTGAGCAGGCTCTGTTGCAGGTGTTGTTCGATAGGTTCGAGTAGATCTTTGTTTCCAGCAACGGCGTGTGCATCCGCGACGATCGCTAAATCCATCACTCGCTCTGGGGTCGCACGCTGCGTCCAGTCACTGATAGTGGATTTCCATTGGGACTGTGACTTAACCCATTGAGGGTTATTGACCATCACATTTCCGGTGCACAGTGGGTAGCCAAGCTGCTGCAGGGTATGCGTTAGGTTGTCCATGATGCTGGCACACTGCGGCCACTCCAAATCATCACTGAGGATCAGGGCGTTGTCTTGGTCCGTTTTTAGTATCTGCTCGCCGCGTCCCTCCGATCCTAAGACGATCAGGCAACAGTGTTTGTGAAGCGCCGGGGGAACAACAAGCTCAAAGGCTTTTTCGATAATCTGTTCATTCACGGCTGAGATGAGCTCCATAATGAAGCGTGTACGGATGCCGTTAGTGATAAGGCTGTCTACCAGTTGTCTCTGCCTGTTAGAAGCAATCGCGAGTTCTTCTATGCAACTTGCACGAGCAATACTCAAACTAAGAACATGAGAGTGAGTAGAGAAGGCACTGAGTATTTGCGTCATATCCAACATGCCAACGGCCTCTTGACCATCACACACCATTAATCGTTTCATGCGGTGGCGTGTCATGGTGATCATGGCGTTAAACAGAAAGTCTCCAACATCAACATGAAAGACAGGAAAGGTCGCGATCTCACCGACGGGGGTCGTTAAAGCGTGCCCCTCTAGCATCACGGCGTGCAGCATGTTAGTTCGAGTGACAATGGCATATGGATGAGCGTGAGGATGTGCTGCTAGTCTTGGGTCATCTTTGTTTAAACCAACGAGAGCGGAATCTAAAGCACTGTTTTTTAATTCTAAAGTGACCTCATTAAGTGGCTGATCAGGCTTTAGGATCATTGGTGGGTGAAAGATAGCATTGTCAACTTTAGTGAGAATAAACTCGGCCAGATTTTGCTGCTGTTGAGCGGCCTCGATGAGTGCCTGACGAGTGGAAAGGTTGTTGTCGAAGTAGGCCGCGAACTGTCCATTGCTGTTGTACAGCTCAAGGAATACCTCTTTAGGCAGCTGATAACACAGAGTGTCTTCCAGTGCGACGTATTGATGTCTTGACTGTCCCTCAATCAGCGCCCGTACATCGAAAAGATCATCATGGGCATAATGGGCAAAGACCTCTTTACCATCCGCACTGCGCTCTTCAACCGCACCTTTAATGAGAATATGAAGATACTGACCTGGCTGACCCACTTTAATCAGGTTGTCACGCGCACGAAAATAGGCCACATCAAGGGAGCTACGCAGTTGGTTCTGCTGCTTTTCATTCAAGCGATTGAATGGTGGCGACTGCATATTGAACTTGTCTGGCATAGAGCCCTCCGGTTTGAGCACTGACCTACTGTGAGCGTACTACTTAAGTGTGACAATTTTTCGCCACCTCTCCAGACGACTTTGGTCTAATAGGGAAATAGAATTATTGTTTTATTCCCTTTTTATATTGCGCACTGAGCCGCATAATGTGTGCGCTTAATCATGTAGCAGTAGGAACCCATGATGTTAAACCCTTCCCCTTATGGCTGGATCTCCCAGTATTTTCTCGGCTTCTTTTTCGCCTATGGTGTGTATTTGCCATTCTGGGCGCTCTGGTTTGAAGACCAAGGCGTATCGGCTACTGATATTGGTATGTTGGTCGGTTTGGGGCTGGCTACTCGCTGTGTTGCGAACCTAGTGATCACACCACGGGTGCATAAAGTAGAGCACCTGTTACCTGTACTACGCTGGTTAAGCCTATTCGCACTGCTCTTTATTGGCTTCCACTTTCTTGCTGGAGGCAGTTTTTGGTTGATGGCCCTGGCTACGATCCTATTTAACCTGATGTGTGGCCCTGTCATTCCATTGTCTGATGCGATGGCGAACTACTACTCGCGCTTAAAGCTATTAGATTATGGACGCACACGTTTGTGGGGCTCAGTCGCTTTTATTGCTGGTTCAACAGTGGTGGGTTATCTGGTCTCGCTGTACGGCACTGATATGATTATCTATACCGCTTTAGCGGGTGTATTTGTTGCGCTACTGCTATCTATGCGCAACCCTAATCCAATGCCAGTGACTATCGAAGAAGAAGACGCGACTCGCCCTAAAATCTCAGCACTATTGAGAGAGTGGCCAGTCGTGAAGTTCTTGGTGCTGATTGCACTGATTCAAGGAAGTCATGCCGCTTACTACAGCTTTAGTGCTATTCACTGGAAAGAGGCAGGGCATTCAGAGGACATTATTGGTTACCTTTGGAGCTTGGGTGTAGTGGCTGAAGTCGCCATTTTTGCCTTTAGTAAACGTCTATTTGCAGGTTGGTCTTTACGCACACTATTTGTAGTCGCAGCTTGCGGTGTCATGCTTCGCTGGGGGCTTACTGCGTCAACCACAGCAGTGCCTGTGCTGCTTGTGGTGCAGATGCTCCATGGTGTGACCTTTGCCATGGCCCATATTGCTGCGATTCAATATATTCAGAACTCACCAACGAATAAGATGGTGGCACTGCAAGCGCTGTATAATGCGATCCCTCTGGGTGCATTTATCGCCCTAATGACTGCATTGAGTGGCTGGGGTTATGAGCATTGGGGAAGTAATATTTTCTGGGTCATGGCCTCAATGGGACTGCTCGCACTGTTTATTCATGTCGAACCCAAGCGCAAGAAACAGCAAGAAATTGAGACGAAAGCGGAGCACAATGCACAGAACGAGTGCTGAGTAATTGCGTTTAAAAATTAACCCTTGTTAAAGTAAAAGCCTTCTCTGTCGGTTTGCGAAACGACACTACGAGAAGGCTTTTTCGTTTAGAAGGGCTTAATAAAGGAAAGCGAATGCAAGGATGGATCGTGATTCCGGTCTCTTTG comes from the Vibrio astriarenae genome and includes:
- a CDS encoding argininosuccinate synthase; the encoded protein is MSKVQVNKVVVAYSGGLDTSVIIPWLKENYDCEVVAFVADVGQGAEELEGIEAKAKASGASECYIADLKEEMVADYIYPTLKTGAYYEGKYLLGTSMARPIIAKAQVEVARKVGADALCHGCTGKGNDQVRFEGAFAALAPDLHVIAPWREWDLVSREECLDYLAERNIPCSASLTKIYSRDANAWHISTEGGVLEDTWNAPNEDCWVWTVDPEQAPNEAEYVTLKVEQGEVVGVDGEAMTPYNALVYLNEKGAKHGVGRIDIVENRLVGMKSRGCYETPGGTIMMEALRAVEQLVLDKSSFEFREELGVKASHLVYDGRWFTPLCKSILAASEELAQDVNGEVVVKLYKGQATVTQKRSDNSLYSEEFATFGEDEVYDQSHAGGFIRLYSLSSRIRALNEAKKEK
- the argH gene encoding argininosuccinate lyase, yielding MALWGGRFTQAADTRFKDFNDSLRFDYRLAEQDIVGSIAWSKALLSVDVLTEDEQQKLELALNELKLEVMEDPHQILASDAEDIHSWVEQQLIGKVGDLGKKLHTGRSRNDQVATDLKLWCRQQGQQLLLGLDRLQSQMVSVAREHQGTVLPGYTHLQRAQPVTFAHWCLAYVEMFERDYSRLSDAIKRLDTCPLGSGALAGTAYPMDRETLAHNLGFRRATRNSLDSVSDRDHVMELMSIASISMLHLSRLAEDMIFYNSGESNFIELADTVTSGSSLMPQKKNPDALELIRGKTGRVYGSLAGMMMTVKALPLAYNKDMQEDKEGLFDALDTWNDCMEMAALCFDGIKVNGERTLEAAKQGYANATELADYLVAKGIPFREAHHIVGVAVVGAIAKGCALEELSIAELKTFSEVIEADVYDILTIESCLEKRSALGGVSPTQVKFAVEQAEKRLDARDTSAVKVRSARLTDVESLEGMVTYWANMGENLPRSRNELVRDIGSFAVSEHHGEVTGCASLYVYDSGLAEIRSLGVEAGWHGQGHGTAIVQHLVEKAKQMAIQKVFVLTRTPEFFMNHDFVPTSKSLLPEKVLKDCDQCPRQHACDEVALEINFAEQMIVKQSVA
- a CDS encoding glutathione peroxidase, translating into MFNEQQVLAAKVGQPVPQVTFPTRQGDQWVNVTTDDLFKDKTVIVFSLPGAFTPTCSSSHLPRYNELYPVFKDHGVDEILCVSVNDTFVMNAWKQDQEADNITFIPDGNGEFTDGMGMLVDKDDLGFGKRSWRYSMLVKNGIVEQMFIEPNEPGDPFKVSDADTMLGHVAPTHKVQESITVFSKPGCPFCVKAKQALIDQGLQYEEIVLGKDATTVSLRAITGRSTVPQVFIGGKHIGGSEELDAYFAQ
- the oxyR gene encoding DNA-binding transcriptional regulator OxyR, translating into MNIRDFEYLVSLAEHKHFRKAAEACFVSQPTLSGQIRKLEDELGTALLERNSRKVLFTDAGLQLVEQAKRILSEIKLFREMASGQNGEMIGPMHIGFIPTVGPYVLPKIIPSLKEQFPELELFLHEAQTHQLVSQLQDGKLDCLVLAAVAETEQFKEIVLYDEPMTLAVPCDHEWSQQDSIEMEHLNGKTVLMLGDGHCLRDQALGFCFAAGAKDDDRFKATSLETLRNMVAAGAGITLLPELSVPKEKEKDGVCYVKATDPQPSRRIVLAYRPGSPLRGRFEQLAKSIQETLNK
- the acs gene encoding acetate--CoA ligase, translated to MSEAHIYPVKQNIKATTHADNETYLSMYQQSISDPEGFWSEHGKIVDWIKPFTQVKSTSFDTGHVDIRWFEDGTLNVSANCIDRHLAQRGDDVAIIWEGDDPNDDKTLTFKELHREVCRFSNALKEQGVRKGDVVCLYMPMVPEAAIAMLACTRIGAVHTVVFGGFSPEALAGRIIDSDAKAVITADEGVRGGRAVPLKKNVDEALTNPEVKTISKVVVFKRTGGAIDWHEHRDVWWHEAVANVSDNCPAEEMKAEDPLFILYTSGSTGKPKGVMHTTGGYLVYATMTFKYVFDYQPGETFWCTADVGWITGHSYLIYGPLANGAKTILFEGVPNYPTTSRMSEVVDKHQVNILYTAPTAIRALMAKGNEAVEGTSRDSLRIMGSVGEPINPEAWEWYYKTIGNEKSPIVDTWWQTETGGILITPLPGATELKPGSATRPFFGVQPALVDNMGNIVEGATEGNLVILDSWPGQMRTVYGDHERFEQTYFSTFKGMYFTGDGARRDEDGYYWITGRVDDVLNVSGHRMGTAEIESALVAHEKIAEAAIVGIPHDIKGQAIYAYITLNDGEYPSAELHKEVKDWVRKEIGPIATPDVLHWTDALPKTRSGKIMRRILRKIATGDTGNLGDTSTLADPSVVDKLIAEKAELA
- a CDS encoding 3'-5' exonuclease, with product MLLPWFQRQYWYHKLKGSPYQELFSTPTTGEYVSLDCETTSLDPQRAELVTIAATKIIDNRIITSQPFEMRLRAPQSLDEGSVKIHHIRHNDLLDGVTELQALRALLAFIGNRPIVGYHIRYDKTILDLACRRHLGFPLPNKVIEVSQIYHDKLERHLPNAYFDLSLDAICRHLDIPIQNKHDALQDAIAAALVFVRLTYGDLPRLSFTYH
- a CDS encoding DUF294 nucleotidyltransferase-like domain-containing protein, with protein sequence MPDKFNMQSPPFNRLNEKQQNQLRSSLDVAYFRARDNLIKVGQPGQYLHILIKGAVEERSADGKEVFAHYAHDDLFDVRALIEGQSRHQYVALEDTLCYQLPKEVFLELYNSNGQFAAYFDNNLSTRQALIEAAQQQQNLAEFILTKVDNAIFHPPMILKPDQPLNEVTLELKNSALDSALVGLNKDDPRLAAHPHAHPYAIVTRTNMLHAVMLEGHALTTPVGEIATFPVFHVDVGDFLFNAMITMTRHRMKRLMVCDGQEAVGMLDMTQILSAFSTHSHVLSLSIARASCIEELAIASNRQRQLVDSLITNGIRTRFIMELISAVNEQIIEKAFELVVPPALHKHCCLIVLGSEGRGEQILKTDQDNALILSDDLEWPQCASIMDNLTHTLQQLGYPLCTGNVMVNNPQWVKSQSQWKSTISDWTQRATPERVMDLAIVADAHAVAGNKDLLEPIEQHLQQSLLNKMLLLQTFVRPALQFSLPLTLFGNVKADKEGVDIKRGGIFPIVHGIRALALEYGISEKNTFARIEALKARNTLEPETADNLSEAFKLFIKLRLSQQITHQHAHNKINLSEIDRTERDLLRHSLHVVKKFKQYLGHHYLIRD
- a CDS encoding 3-phenylpropionate MFS transporter, yielding MLNPSPYGWISQYFLGFFFAYGVYLPFWALWFEDQGVSATDIGMLVGLGLATRCVANLVITPRVHKVEHLLPVLRWLSLFALLFIGFHFLAGGSFWLMALATILFNLMCGPVIPLSDAMANYYSRLKLLDYGRTRLWGSVAFIAGSTVVGYLVSLYGTDMIIYTALAGVFVALLLSMRNPNPMPVTIEEEDATRPKISALLREWPVVKFLVLIALIQGSHAAYYSFSAIHWKEAGHSEDIIGYLWSLGVVAEVAIFAFSKRLFAGWSLRTLFVVAACGVMLRWGLTASTTAVPVLLVVQMLHGVTFAMAHIAAIQYIQNSPTNKMVALQALYNAIPLGAFIALMTALSGWGYEHWGSNIFWVMASMGLLALFIHVEPKRKKQQEIETKAEHNAQNEC